A stretch of the Erpetoichthys calabaricus chromosome 3, fErpCal1.3, whole genome shotgun sequence genome encodes the following:
- the sesn1 gene encoding sestrin-1 isoform X2, producing MRHSTSSRKAVDNSSVTVSGLFKMCAHCERLCKKEIGIRIPRPLGQGPSRFIPETKILQVSKVDSKTQVIFEDTFSTLGRLDNISLVMGFHPQYLESFLKTQHYLLQMDGPLPLDHRHYIGIMAAARHQCSYLVNLHVDDFLQVGGNPKWLNGLEGAPQKLQSLGELNKILAHRPWLITKEHIEHLLKAEDHSWSLAELIHAVVLLTHYHSLASFTFGCGINPEIHCEGGHTFRPPSVSNYCVCDLANGNSSLDEMQSNQLVTDTSCEVEALMEKMKQLQECRDEEEASQEEMATRFEREKTESMLVASTEEEESAPTRDVSRHFEDPSYGYKDFSRRGEHVPTFRAQDYTWEDHGYSLVNRLYPDFGQLLDEKFQIAYNLTYNTMAMHRDVDTSMLRRAIWNYIHCMFGIRYDDYDYGEINQLLDRSFKVYIKTMVCSPEKTTKRMYDSFWRQFEHSEKVHVNLLLMEARMQAELLYALRAITRYMT from the exons GAAATTGGCATACGGATCCCAAGACCCCTGGGACAGGGCCCAAGCAGATTTATCCCTGAAACAAAG ATTCTTCAGGTAAGCAAAGTGGATTCTAAAACCCAAGTAATCTTTGAAGATACATTTTCCACTTTGGGTCGTCTGGACAACATTTCATTGGTAATGGGGTTCCATCCTCAGTATTTGGAAAGTTTTCTCAAGACTCAGCATTACCTTCTGCAGATGGATGGACCTCTTCCTCTTGATCACCGCCATTACATTGGAATCATG gctGCAGCCCGGCATCAGTGTTCATATTTAGTCAATCTGCATGTAGATGACTTCCTTCAAGTTGGAGGCAACCCAAAGTGGTTGAATGGTTTGGAAGGTGCCCCCCAGAAACTACAGTCCTTAGGGGAATTGAACAAGATACTGGCTCACCGTCCTTGGCTCATCACAAAAGAGCACATTGAG CATTTGTTgaaagctgaagatcacagctGGTCCCTTGCAGAGCTTATTCATGCAGTCGTTTTGCTGACACACTACCATTCTCTTGCTTCCTTCACATTTGGCTGTGGAATCAATCCTGAGATACACTGTGAGGGCGGACACACCTTTCGACCTCCTTCCGTTAGTAATTACTGTGTCTGTGACCTTGCAAATGGCAACAGTTCTTTGGATGAAATGCAGAGCAACCAGTTA GTTACTGATACGTCTTGTGAAGTTGAAGCACTAATGGAGAAAATGAAACAATTGCAAGAATGCCGAGATGAAGAAGAAGCTAGTCAGGAAGAGATGGCAACTCGATTTGAGCGAGAGAAAACTGAAAGCATGTTGGTAGCTTCCACAG aagaagaagagagtgcacCTACCAGAGATGTTTCACGTCACTTTGAGGATCCCAGCTACGGTTACAAAGATTTCTCCAGGCGTGGGGAGCATGTTCCTACTTTCCGTGCTCAG GACTATACCTGGGAAGATCATGGATATTCTTTGGTGAATCGCTTATACCCAGATTTTGGGCAGCTGCTGGATGAGAAGTTTCAGATTGCTTATAATTTAACCTACAACACCATGGCAATGCACAGAGATGTGGATACATCAATGCTGAGACGTGCAATCTGGAATTACATCCACTGCATGTTTGGAATAAG ATATGATGATTATGATTATGGCGAGATAAATCAGTTGTTAGATCGGAGCTTTAAAGTTTACATTAAGACGATGGTGTGTAGCCCAGAAAAAACGACAAAAAGAATGTATGACAGCTTCTGGAGACAATTTGAACACTCCGAGAAG GTTCATGTTAATTTGCTTCTTATGGAAGCTCGTATGCAAGCTGAGCTGCTCTATGCTTTAAGAGCCATTACTCGTTACATGACATGA